The Microbacterium limosum genome contains a region encoding:
- a CDS encoding isopenicillin N synthase family dioxygenase, translated as MTFHVPLVDITPYVTNGTPAERAEVARQIDDACRTVGFIQITGHGIPAAVIDGLTDAMDRFFALELEQKKSYRTPPRVNRGYSPPKSESLSLSLGVESATRMNDFFEAFNVGAGAADYPHVAELPQPDYADNLWPDVDGFEGQVQAYFAEAGRVARTMTRIFADALGLPADFFERVTDHSLDVMRMNNYALPPGTDVRLDGELMGMGEHTDYGIVTILWADQVRGLQVLGADGSWNDVEPADDALLINLGDVTARWTNERWMSTLHRVKPPVIDGTIKRRRSAAFFHDGNTDAMIRTLPSCVDADHPDLYEPITVGEHISAKLAGSRAGKKNENAARESARVLASQRA; from the coding sequence ATGACATTCCATGTTCCCCTGGTCGACATCACTCCCTATGTGACGAACGGCACGCCTGCAGAGCGGGCGGAGGTCGCCCGGCAGATCGACGACGCATGCCGCACGGTCGGATTCATCCAGATCACGGGCCACGGCATCCCCGCCGCCGTGATCGACGGGCTCACCGACGCGATGGACCGGTTCTTCGCGCTCGAACTGGAGCAGAAGAAGTCGTACCGCACGCCGCCGCGGGTCAACCGCGGCTACAGCCCGCCCAAGTCGGAGTCGCTGTCGCTCTCGCTCGGAGTGGAATCGGCCACCCGCATGAACGACTTCTTCGAAGCCTTCAACGTCGGGGCGGGCGCCGCCGACTATCCGCACGTCGCCGAGCTGCCCCAGCCGGATTACGCCGACAACCTCTGGCCCGACGTCGACGGCTTCGAGGGACAGGTGCAGGCCTACTTCGCCGAGGCGGGGCGGGTCGCGCGCACGATGACCCGCATCTTCGCCGACGCGCTCGGTCTTCCCGCCGACTTCTTCGAGCGGGTCACCGATCACTCGCTCGATGTCATGCGCATGAACAACTACGCGCTGCCGCCCGGCACCGACGTGCGCCTCGACGGGGAGCTCATGGGCATGGGCGAGCACACCGACTACGGGATCGTCACGATCCTGTGGGCGGACCAGGTGCGAGGTCTCCAGGTGCTCGGGGCCGACGGATCGTGGAACGACGTGGAACCGGCGGATGACGCACTGCTCATCAACCTCGGCGACGTCACGGCGCGCTGGACGAACGAGCGGTGGATGTCGACGCTGCACCGCGTGAAGCCGCCGGTCATCGACGGCACGATCAAGCGCCGGCGGTCGGCAGCCTTCTTCCACGACGGCAACACCGACGCGATGATCCGTACGCTGCCCTCCTGCGTCGACGCCGATCACCCCGACCTGTACGAGCCGATCACCGTCGGCGAGCACATCTCCGCCAAGCTGGCCGGATCGCGAGCGGGGAAGAAGAACGAGAACGCGGCACGCGAGTCGGCGCGCGTTCTCGCCAGCCAGCGGGCCTAG
- a CDS encoding tryptophan-rich sensory protein, giving the protein MSVRSHDQALRARDLLRQIAVISSLGFTLVAVFVGVGGLGGTAVENSQGGALDSDATYLAPAGPAFSIWSVIYAGLVAYVVWQALPSQRASERQRALGWWVALTIVLNGLWLVAAQLLPIWATVIVIFLLLAALCVTFQRAVATRVPGDGAADAVLLDGVTGLHLGWVTVASAANVAAWLTEVGPTSWEDHAHAWGVAVLVVLGILGLGIAWASGWRVTPGLAIGWGAVWLAAGRLLEQPRSEPIGIAAIIVAVVVVVIPVAVAGLRLLKPQGD; this is encoded by the coding sequence ATGAGCGTCCGATCGCACGACCAGGCCCTGCGTGCCCGCGATCTGCTGCGCCAGATCGCGGTGATCTCGTCGCTGGGTTTCACGCTCGTCGCCGTTTTCGTGGGGGTGGGTGGGCTCGGCGGGACCGCGGTCGAGAACTCCCAGGGCGGCGCGCTGGATTCCGATGCGACATACCTCGCGCCGGCCGGCCCGGCGTTCTCGATCTGGTCGGTCATCTACGCAGGGCTCGTGGCGTACGTGGTCTGGCAGGCGCTCCCGTCGCAGCGCGCATCCGAGCGCCAGCGCGCCCTGGGCTGGTGGGTCGCCCTGACGATCGTCCTCAACGGTCTCTGGCTCGTGGCGGCGCAGCTGTTGCCGATCTGGGCGACGGTGATCGTGATCTTCCTGCTGCTTGCGGCGCTGTGCGTCACCTTCCAGCGGGCGGTCGCGACCCGAGTGCCGGGCGACGGCGCCGCCGACGCCGTGCTGCTGGACGGCGTGACCGGCCTGCATCTCGGGTGGGTCACCGTGGCGTCGGCCGCCAACGTCGCGGCGTGGCTGACCGAGGTGGGGCCGACCTCGTGGGAGGACCACGCCCACGCGTGGGGGGTCGCGGTCCTCGTCGTCCTCGGCATCCTCGGCCTCGGGATCGCATGGGCGAGCGGATGGCGCGTGACGCCCGGTCTCGCCATCGGATGGGGAGCCGTGTGGCTCGCCGCGGGGCGGCTGCTCGAGCAGCCGCGCAGCGAGCCGATCGGCATCGCCGCGATCATCGTCGCCGTGGTCGTGGTCGTGATTCCGGTGGCTGTCGCGGGTCTGCGTCTGCTCAAGCCGCAGGGAGATTGA